The genomic segment CCAGCAAAACTTTATCCGTACCCACCTGCTCGCGCACTTTGACGATAGCGTCTTCAACAATATTCGCGGGCGTCCACAATGCTTCGCAGCCACACAGCTTTAATACAAAGTGTTCAAAAATACGCTTGCCCTGCAGTGTGTGGGTTACTTCAGGGTGAAACTGCAGGCCGTAAAACTCTTTTGCTTCGCAGTGCATGGCCGCAATTGGGCAAGAAGGCGTAGAGGCCATAACCTCAAAGCCGTCGGGCAGAGCCACAACTTTGTCACCGTGGCTCATCCACACGTCCATCAGCGCGCTGCCATCGGCGCCCACATGGTCTTTAATGTCGTGTAACAAGGGGCCTGCGTCTTCAACCTTTACCTGGGCATAGCCAAATTCCTGCACCGCAGAGCCCTGTACTTTACCGCCCAGCTGTTCAGCCATGGTCTGCATGCCATAGCAAATACCCAGTACCGGCACGCCCAAAGTGAAAACCACATCGGGGGCACGGGGTGAGTTCTCGACAGTAACGGACTCAGGGCCGCCGGCGAGAATAATGCCGCTGGGGTCAAACTCGCGAATCTCCGCTTCGGTCATATCATAGGCGCGAATAATGGAGTAAACCCCCACCTCACGTACGCGGCGGGCAATCAATTGGGTGTACTGAGAGCCGAAGTCGAGAATCAGAATGCGCTGAGCGTGAATGTCCTGAGTCATGGGTGTTCCAGTTTGCTAATGGGAAAATGAAAAACCCCTGCAGTTGAATACAGGGGTTATTGAATCAATCGAACGGTCGAACCTAGCGCCCGCTTACCGGGTAGTTAGGCGCCTCTTTGGTAATCTGCACATCGTGCACATGGCTTTCGCCCATACCCGCTGCAGTTACTCTTACAAATTTGGGCTGGGTGCGCATTTCCAGCATGCTGCGGCTACCGGTATAGCCCATAGCCGAGCGCAGGCCGCCCATCAGCTGGTGCACAATCGCATTGAGCGGGCCTTTATAAGGTACACGCCCCTCGATGCCTTCGGGCACAAGTTTCTCAGCGCCTTCGCTGGCATCCTGGAAGTAGCGATCAGACGAACCTTGGGTCTGAGCCATAGCGCCCAGCGAGCCCATACCGCGATAGGCCTTGTAGGTGCGCCCCTGGTAGAGTTCAACTTCGCCCGGTGCCTCTTCAGTACCGGCGAACATAGAGCCCATCATGACACAGTCGGCGCCAGCCACAATCGCTTTGGCCAAGTCGCCACTAAAACGCACGCCGCCATCGGCAATTACCGGCACCTCGGTGCCCTGCAATGCTTCCACGACATTGGCAATGGCAGAAATTTGCGGCACACCCACACCACTGACAATGCGAGTGGTGCAAATTGAACCCGGGCCAATACCCACTTTCACCGCGTCTGCGCCAGCTTCGGCCAGAGCCACAGCAGCTTCAGCGGTGGCAATATTACCGCCAACCACCTGAACTTCGGGGTATTTTTGCTTGATTGAGCGCACCCGCTCGATCACATTTTTTGAGTGACCGTGAGCGGTGTCGACAACCAATACATCGACACCCGCCTCCACCAGTGCCTTCACCCGATCGTCGGTGTCGGCACTGGTGCCAACACTGGCACCCACACGCAGACGACCCTCTGGGTCTTTACTGGCATTGGGGTATTTTTCTGCTTTGTTAATATCTTTGACGGTAATCATACCGCGCAATTTAAAATCTTCGTTCACCACCAGCACCTTCTCAATCCGGTGCTTGTGCAGCAGCGCGCGAATTTCGTCAGCGCCAGTTCCTTCCAGGGTGGTCACCAACTTTTCTTTGGGGGTCATGATGCTGGAGACCGGCGCGTCCTTGTTGGACTCGAAACGCACATCGCGACGGGTCACAATGCCCACCAGGTCGCCATTTTCCAATACCGGAACACCGGAAATATTGTTGGCCTTAGTCAAGGCCAACAGATCATTAATACTAGCGTTCGACTCAATGGTGATTGGGTCTTTGACGACGCCGGCTTCGTATTTCTTAACCGCGCGTACTTCCTGCGCTTGTTTTTCGATGGACATGCTTTTGTGAATGATGCCGATGCCGCCTTCCTGGGCAATGGCGATGGCCAAACGCGCTTCGGTAACGGTATCCATTGCCGCAGAGACCAGAGGAATGTTCAAAGCGATACCGCGTGTCAGACGGGTTTTTAGCGACACATCTTTAGGTGTCACCTCGGAATACCCGGGCACCAGCAAAACATCGTCAAACGTGAGTGCTTCTTCAGCGATTCGCAACATAGCTATCCAACCTTTGCGCTTGGGAAAAATAAGCGCGAAAGTATACCGCAAAAGTGCCGCACAGGTAAACTTAAAACTATTCATGACAGGACTGTAACCTGCTGAATTTGTTTTATTTTTGTAACACTGCCAGCAAAGCACGGCGGCGCCCGAAAACAAACACTGCCAAGGCGCAAAAAGCCTCTGCTACAATGGCGCGATGAATACGATCTCAAGTGATAACCCCCACCCCGATAACCTGCCAGCCGAGCGCGAAATACTCAGCGTATCGCGGCTTAACTGGATCAGTCGGCAGCTGCTGGAAACCCACCTGCCACTGATTTGGGTTGAGGGCGAAATTTCCAACTTTGCCCAACCCAGCTCCGGACACTGGTACTTCACCCTCAAAGACGATAAAGCTCAGGTGCGCTGCGCCATGTTTCGCGGCCGCAACCAACAGGTGCGCTTTGCAGTAAAGAGTGGCCAGCAAGTGCTGCTGCGCGCTCGAGTGAGCATTTATGAAGGTCGCGGCGACTACCAGCTCATTGCCGAACACATGGAGGAAGCGGGCCTTGGCGCCCTACAGCGCGCGTTTGAGGCGCTAAAGCACAAGCTCGCCAACGAGGGGTTGTTCGCCCCCGAACGAAAACTACCTCTGCCGCCGCAAGCCCACCATATCGGTGTTATTACTTCAGCCACTGGCGCCGCCGTGCGGGATGTACTGGCGGTCATCAGGCGGCGCTATCCATCGCAAAAGGTGACCTTGCTGCCAGTACCCGTGCAGGGCGAGAGCGCCGCCCCCGCGATTATCCGCGCGCTGCAACTGGCCGAGCGCAGCGGTCTATTTGATCTGTTAATTCTGACCCGCGGCGGCGGCTCAATTGAAGACTTGTGGGCGTTTAACGACGAGGCGCTCGCCCGCCAGATCGCCGCCTGCCCTATTGCGCTGATCAGCGCGGTGGGACACGAGACGGATTTCACCATCGCCGATTTTGTCGCCGATCACCGCGCGCCAACCCCGTCGGCTGCGGCTGAGATGGCCGTGCCGGATATCCGCGAACATTTGAACGCTCTAAAACAGAGGGAGTTGGCGCTGGGTAAAGCCATTGCCAACCAGCTGGCGCAACAACACAGCCGCCTCAATGCATTGCAAAAGCGGCTGCGTCATCCGGGCGAGTCACTGCGCCACCAATCTCAGAGGCTGGATCAACTGGAAATTCGGCTGACGCGCTGCATGCAACAACGCCTGGCCAATTGCGCCCAACAGTTTACCGATCTGCAAAGACGGCGACAGAACCAGAACCCCCAAGCGCGCCTGACACAGGCACAAAACAACCTGCACACCTTGCGCCAGCGCCTCGAGCAAAATATGCACAGACAGCTTGGGCAATGGCAGCAGCAACTGCACGAAAAGGCCCGCGTGCTCGACAGTGTCAGCCCCCTGGCAACGTTAAACAGAGGCTTTGCCGTGGTGCGGGATGAGCAGGGTCAGGTGGTGCGCAGCGCCTCAGACTTACGCCCCAAACAGCAACTCAACACCACGCTCGGCACGGGTGAATTTACCTGCGAGGTGATTGCAACCTCGAGCTAATGTCTTTATATTGAGCGCACTTGTCGGGGCGCCTTGACCACCAAAAACCAGACACTGGACCCAGTGCTGCGTGGTACGAAGGCTGAGATCGGTACGGCCGAACCCGTGGAACCTGAACAGGCTGGCACCTGCGGAGGGAACAAGTAGCGCCAGCATCGGCGGCCTCCCTCTGCTCCAGCCTCATGTGTCGAGGCAATAGTGACTCCAGATCTCTCTTATTTAAAACCTGATGCCAAGATAGGCATTGCCGGAGCCGGCCTGCTCGGCCAATTGCTTGCCTGGCAGCTCAGCGCGGCGGGATTTAGAGTGACTCTGTTCGATGCAGCCAGCAGCGCCAAACCACAAAGCGCCGCCCACACTGCAGCCGGCATGCTCGCGCCTATCAGCGAAGCGGCCGAAGCTGGCCCCGATGTATACGCTATGGGCGTTTACGGAATTGAGCGCTGGCGCGAATGGCTGAGCCACATTGGTACACAGGCGAGTTCTTGCTTGCACGAACATGGCAGCTTATTGGTGGCCCACCCGCAAGATGAAAGCGAGCTGGAACAGTTCATCAGCGATACCCGCCCCCTGCAGCACTACGCTGACTGCAGCATCCGCCACCTGCACCGCGACGATTTGCAGCATCTGGAACCCGATTTAAGCGGGCAGTTTCAACGGGGTTTATTACTCTCGCCCGAAGCGCATTTGGACAATCGCCAGCTGCTGCAACAGCTAAGCGCGCAAATCAGTACGCAAGATGTGCGCGTATATGAAAACACCCCCGTGAGCGCCGAGCCTTTTGCCATTATCAGCGAATCTACTGGGCAAAAATTTTCTTTTGATGTAGTCATTGATTGTCGCGGCGCTGGTGCCAGAGCAGCACTTATCCAACTGCGCGCCGTGCGTGGTGAAACTCTACACCTGGAAACATGCGAAGTAACACTGCAGCGCCCGGTGCGCTTGATGCATCCGCGCTATCAGCTGTATATCGTTCCCAAACCTGGCAATCGATTTGTTATCGGCGCCACGCAAATTGAAAGCGAAGACCTCTCCCCTATTTCATTGCAGTCCAGCCTCGAGCTTTCAAGCGCTGTGTACACTCTGGCACCGGCCTTTGCCGAAGCGCGCATACTTGAAGCTGGCGTGAATCTGCGCCCGGCGTTTGCCAACAATATGCCAAGCGTTTGCGCCCAGCGCGGCCTGATCAGCGCCAACGGACTTTATCGACACGGCTACCTGCTAGCGCCAGCGGTAGTCGATCATGTGCTGCATTTGCTCGACGCCCAGCGGCAAAGCCCTTTTGCTCATTTGCTGCAAGCACGGCGACAGAGGAGTGAGCGTAGAGACAATTCTTTCAACAGTGAGCCTGTGTATGAGTAACCGCACCATTGAAGTCTTTTTAAACGGCGAGTCCTGCGAGCTGCCCGCCGGTACCGACCTCGCCAACGCCACTGCTCTTTGGCAGAGTGAGCAACAAATACCAGAAAAGTTTGCCGCGGCCGTCAACGGTGAATTCGTGCCTCGCTCGGCCTACGCTGATACCTTGCTTGGCAGCGGCGACTTGATCGATATCGTAGCCCCTGTAGGCGGAGGTTAACATGCAAAGCGATAAAATCACGCTATACGGCAAGGAATTTAACAGCCGCTTTTTACTGGGCACGGCCCTGTATGAGTCGCCCCAACAAATGCGCGATAGCGTCACTGCATCGGGCGCGGAAATCGTGACTCTGGGGCTGCGGCGGCAAAACCCCAGCGCCGGCGACGGGGAGCGTTTTTGGCAGCATATTCGCGCCACTGGCTGCACTTTGTTACCCAATACCGCGGGCTGCAAATCCGTTAAAGAGGCGGTTAACTTAGCGCAAATGTCCCGTGAATTATTTGCCACAGACTGGATTAAGCTGGAAGTTATTGGCGATGATTACAACCTGCAACCAGATCCTTTTGCGCTGTTGGAGGCAACCCGCGAATTAATAAGCCAGGGCTTTAAAGTATTGCCCTATTGCACCGATGATATGATTTTGTGTCAGAAGCTGGTGGAAGCCGGTTGCGAGGTACTGATGCCCTGGGGCGCCCCTATCGGCACCGGACGCGGCCTGCTGAACCGCTACGCGTTAAAAGCGTTGCGCGAGCGTTTCACATGCCCGCTGATTGTCGATGCGGGCCTTGGCGCACCATCGCAGGCGGCCGAGGCGATGGAAATGGGGTATGACGCGGTACTGCTTAATACCGCCGTGGCGAAAGCGCAAAACCCGCCGCTGATGGCAAAGGCCTTTGCCGGCGCCATCCGCTCCGGGCGCGAAGCTCATTTGGCGGGATTAATGCAAACCCGACAAACAGCAAGCCCCAGCACCCCAACCATTGGACAACCTTTCTGGCACCAACAGCCGGGCAAAGCGTAACGACCTTTTACAGCGCAAAACGCCAAAAAAATAATGAAACAATCGCCGCCGGCAAGCTGTAACCCACCAGGGATGCGGCCAGCCGCGGCGCCAAATTGTAGCGCATCGCCAACACCCCGGCCGATATCATGGCTGGCATACCCGCCTCTAAAACCACCACCTGATGTGCGAGCCCACTGCCGCCATAGAGCGTAGAAAATCCCAGTGCGACGGCGGGCTTTAACACACAAAAGGTTAATAGCGCAGCAACAAATACAGCTACATCGTCACGGCTTAGTTTTAAATGCCAGGAAATACCCACCGCCACCATCACCACTGGCACCAGCGTCCAGGCAATAAATTTAAAACCCTCCTCCAGCCACAACGGGTACTCCCACCACAGTAAAGCGAAAGCCAATAACAAACTGATAAAGGGCGGAAAACTGAGAATTCTTTTTGCGATAAACCAAACCGATGTGTGGCCACCGCTAAAACCTACCGCAATAGCGATACCGAAAGTATTCAGTGCGAGAAAAGTACCAAACTGATCGTACAGAATCGCGTAGCCAATTCCCTCTGCGCCCACCAGGGCTTCAATCAGCGGAATACCTACAAACCCGGTGTTGCCCAGCGGCAGCATCAGTAATAAACACCCGGTGACGGCGCGTGACAGTGAAAACAGTCGTGCCGCCAGCAGTACACCCAGCACCGTCACCACCATCACCGACCAACACACCAGTACCGGCAGCAGGACAGTAGAGTCGAAGGTTAAACGAGGCAATTCGTAGAGAATAAGTGCGGGTAGAGCGATGTTGATGACATAGGCATTGAGCCTGGCGGCCACAGACTCACCGGCCACGCGCGAGAACTGTAACACCAGGCCTATGGCCAAACATAGAGCGATTAAAACAAATGGATTCACAACCTTTATCGACTGCCTTTGCGAGGCGCTCGACGAGCACTGCGCGGCGGTGCTTTTGGCTTTTTGCGCCCGGCAAATGGGTTGTCGCTGGATCTGAATTCAATACGTACCGGCGTGCCGCGTAAATTTAACGCCCGCCGATAGGTTTTTTCCAGGTAGCGCTCGTAGTGCGCTGGCACTTTCGCCGTTTGATTACCGTGAATCACAATAACCGGCGGGTTAGCGCCGCCGGCGTGGGCATAGCGCAGCTTAATACGGCGGCCGTTAATCATCGGCGGCTGATGCTCACTCACGGCGTCTTGCAGAATTTGGGTTAAAAAGCTGGTGGACATCTTATCGGTGGCACTCTGATAAGCCTGCTCAATAGACTTATAGAGATCTCCCACACCCGTGCCATGCAGCGCAGAAATATAGTGAATATTAGCAAAATCGATAAAGCGCAAACGCCGATCAATCTCGTTTTTCACATACTGCTTGTGGCTGTCTTCCAGACCATCCCACTTATTTAAAGCCACAACCAGCGCACGGCCGGCATCGATTACTGTGCCCATCAGATGCAGATCTTGCTCTACCACACCCTCACTGGCATCAATCACCAGGATCACCACATTGGCATCGTCAATCGCCTGCAGAGTTTTCACGATCGAGAATTTCTCAACCGCCAGTGACACGTTTTTGCGCCGCCGCACTCCTGCGGTATCAATAATGGTGTAGGGCTTACCGAAGCGCTCGTACTGAATATAAATACTGTCGCGGGTGGTGCCCGGCAAATCAAAAACCACCACGCGATCTTCGCCCAGCATACGATTTACCAGTGTCGATTTACCCACATTTGGGCGCCCGACGATGGCCATTTTTATACCCTTGGGGGCTTCGGTCTCGGTTTCTTCGGGCTCGGGCGGCACAGCTTCCAGAACCATTTCCATCATGGATTTTACGCCGCGACCATGGGTGGCGGTGGTGGCAAACACTTCGCCAAGACCCAGCTCGTAAAAAGGCGCAAGCGCAATGTCCGGGTCCATGCCGTCGATTTTGTTGGCCACCAGATAGGTTTTTTTACCGCGCTGACGTAACTCTTTGGCAATCATGTGATCGGCAGCAGTCAGACCGTCGCGCGCCGATACCATAAATAGAACAATATTGGCCTCTTCAATCGCCTGCAGTGATTGCCCCGCCATCACCGTGTCTATGCCCTCTTCCTCACCGCTGATGCCGCCGGTATCAATCAACATGCAGCGTCGCTCACCGATAACAGCCTCGCCATATTTACGGTCGCGGGTCAGGCCGGCGTAGTTGGCAACAATAGCATCGCGGGTGCGGGTAAGGCGGTTGAACATGGTGGACTTGCCGACATTGGGGCGTCCGACCAAAGCAATTACAGGGATCATAGTTTTGGTATCTGATAGTGCCGCCCGCAGGCGGCACGAGGGTTATTTGGGCGAAATGCGATAGGCGGCAAGTTTACCGTCGTTGGCCAATACATAAAGCAGCTCGCCATCACTCCACAAAGGTGCACGCACCCCTGAGCCATCGATGTTAGTGCGAGCGGCAAAGCTGCCGTCGCTGCGATTTAGCACATGAATATAGCCGTCGTCATCGGCTACTGCCACATAGTCTCCCACACTGGCCGGGCCAGTCAGCAAGCGGCGCAGCATCTGCTCGTTGCGCCAGGTCTCGGTGCCGCTGTTGGCATCGTAAGCGACTACAGCGCTATTGTCCTGGGTGACGAACAGCTCGCTGTTGTCAAACCACAATTCTTGATAGCTCGACGAATCGACCGACCACAAGGGCCGGCCAGTGCCTCTGCTGACCGCCATCAGCCGGCCCTGATAGCCGCTCACGTACAAAATACCATCGACCAAAACAGGCGTGGCTTGGATATCGACCATTTTTTCCAAGTCTGAGCGCCCTTTGGGCATGGCAACCCGCTGCTCCCACAAAATCAGACCATTTTGTGGGTTAAAGGCCATCAAACGACCATTGGAGAAACCGGCGTATATGGCCGAATCGGTAATGACCGGCGCCGAGCGTCCACGCAGGGTGAGCTTGGGCGGCGGATTATCGTAAAACCACAGCTCTTCACCGGTTTCGGCATCCAGAACAGTCAGACGGCCATCCAGAGTATGCGCCGCGACGACTTGGGCATCACCGGCTGGGGTCGACATAATTTCACTGCTTAACTGGGTACGCCACAGCTCTGTGCCGTCGTTAATATCCAGCGCCAGCACTTCACCTTCATCAGTACCCAGCAGTATCTGGCCACTGCCGATACCCACGCCACCGGCGAGCACTTCATCGAGATCACGATCCCACTGCACTTTGCCGGTAGTACGGTCAATTACCGTCAGTTCACCGCGATAGTCCACCGCGTAAATCAGATTCTGGTGAACCGCAGGCTCTAGGCGGGTATAGCCATCGCCCTGACCCACGCCCGTGCCGCGCTTCCAAACCCGGTCTATCTCGGCAGTCGGCTCAAAATCCACCAGCTCCATGGGCTCAGTGCCGTCCTCTTTGCTAAACAGCGAGCAACCGGCCAGCAGTGCAGTGAGCGACAGGGTCAGAACTAATCTCATGCAGAAGGCTCCTCGGCATTGGCCGGCTTCATATCATCGGCTTTCATTTGCAGCACCAGGCGGCGCTGTTGATCACCGTCGAAATTTTCCAGCGCTTCTTGATAAGCGCTGTAAGCGGAAGCTTGATCGCCGCTCATACGCAAGATATCGCCGCGCACCTCAGCCTGTTCGGCAGCAAAACCTACAGCGGGGGCTGCGCTCACCAGCTGCAAAGCGCTATCGTATTCACCTTTGGCTGCCAGTACGCGAGCCAGGCGCATACGAGCGATCTCTTGAAATGCCTCGGTTTTCGAATTGTCGATCACCCATTGAAGTTGCTGCTGGGCCTGATCCAGATTATCGTTTTGCACCGCCGCCTTTGCTGCGAAAAAGGCAGCCTGAGCCGCGTAGGCGGTATCATCAGCACTGTCTTTTATCTGCGCCGCCAGATGTTCTGTGGTCGCGGCGGACTCTTCCCCTGCAGCGGGCCCAGAGGCGCTGGCGACTATCTCTTCGTAGGTGTCTGAGGCCTGCGCGATACGCTGTTGCTCAGCGCTTTGCCAATAGTTCCAGCCAAAGTAACCGGCGGTAGCAACCGCTACACTCGCTATGATTGTGGTGCCATACTCTTTCCAGAGCCGTTTGAGGTTTTCTAGTTGTTCTTCTTCGGTCAGATGATCGCTCACAATCTACTCCTAGCGGATTCTAATCAATAATATTGTTAAAGCTGGCCCAACAACTCGGTCAGGGCAGACTGTTTACAGGTTTGCTGGGGCTTATCTTCGCGCAGATACTTAACCCCCACTTCAGCGGCTGCCGCTTCGTTTTCACCCAGAATTAGCGCGATAGATGCACCGCTTTTGTCGGCTTTTTTCAGCTGGCTTTTAAAACTGCCGCCACCGCAGTGCATACTCAAACGCAGCCCCGGAAGCGCCCGGCGAATGCTCACGGCTAAATTTAATGCTTCGGCCTGTACATCGCCCACCGCGGCTAAATACACATCTACGGGACGGGACAATGACTCGGGCACATGGCCTTCGCTTTGTAGCAAGAGTACCAGTCTCTCCAGGCCAATCGCAAAACCTACCGCCGGCGTAGCGCGACCACCGAGCTGTGCTACCAGATTATCGTAACGCCCGCCGGCGCATACCGCGCTCTGCGCGCCCAGTTTGTCGGTCACCCACTCAAAGGCGGTGCGCGAGTAGTAATCCAGCCCGCGTACCAAACGACGATTGATCCGGTATGGGACACCAGCGGCGTCCAGCAGTTGCGTCAACTGCGCAAAATGCTGCTCGGACTCCTCGTCTAGGTAATCTTCCAAGCTGGGGCCGGTATCCAGTAATGCCTGAGTAGCTTCGTTTTTACTGTCGAGAATACGCAGCGGGTTGCTGTCCAGACGACGCTTGCTGTCTTCATCTAACTGGTCTTTACGCTCGCTCAAGTGATCTACCAATGCCGCGCGGTAGCGAGCGCGAGCTTCATCGCTG from the Gilvimarinus sp. DA14 genome contains:
- the guaB gene encoding IMP dehydrogenase codes for the protein MLRIAEEALTFDDVLLVPGYSEVTPKDVSLKTRLTRGIALNIPLVSAAMDTVTEARLAIAIAQEGGIGIIHKSMSIEKQAQEVRAVKKYEAGVVKDPITIESNASINDLLALTKANNISGVPVLENGDLVGIVTRRDVRFESNKDAPVSSIMTPKEKLVTTLEGTGADEIRALLHKHRIEKVLVVNEDFKLRGMITVKDINKAEKYPNASKDPEGRLRVGASVGTSADTDDRVKALVEAGVDVLVVDTAHGHSKNVIERVRSIKQKYPEVQVVGGNIATAEAAVALAEAGADAVKVGIGPGSICTTRIVSGVGVPQISAIANVVEALQGTEVPVIADGGVRFSGDLAKAIVAGADCVMMGSMFAGTEEAPGEVELYQGRTYKAYRGMGSLGAMAQTQGSSDRYFQDASEGAEKLVPEGIEGRVPYKGPLNAIVHQLMGGLRSAMGYTGSRSMLEMRTQPKFVRVTAAGMGESHVHDVQITKEAPNYPVSGR
- the xseA gene encoding exodeoxyribonuclease VII large subunit — translated: MNTISSDNPHPDNLPAEREILSVSRLNWISRQLLETHLPLIWVEGEISNFAQPSSGHWYFTLKDDKAQVRCAMFRGRNQQVRFAVKSGQQVLLRARVSIYEGRGDYQLIAEHMEEAGLGALQRAFEALKHKLANEGLFAPERKLPLPPQAHHIGVITSATGAAVRDVLAVIRRRYPSQKVTLLPVPVQGESAAPAIIRALQLAERSGLFDLLILTRGGGSIEDLWAFNDEALARQIAACPIALISAVGHETDFTIADFVADHRAPTPSAAAEMAVPDIREHLNALKQRELALGKAIANQLAQQHSRLNALQKRLRHPGESLRHQSQRLDQLEIRLTRCMQQRLANCAQQFTDLQRRRQNQNPQARLTQAQNNLHTLRQRLEQNMHRQLGQWQQQLHEKARVLDSVSPLATLNRGFAVVRDEQGQVVRSASDLRPKQQLNTTLGTGEFTCEVIATSS
- the thiO gene encoding glycine oxidase ThiO — translated: MTPDLSYLKPDAKIGIAGAGLLGQLLAWQLSAAGFRVTLFDAASSAKPQSAAHTAAGMLAPISEAAEAGPDVYAMGVYGIERWREWLSHIGTQASSCLHEHGSLLVAHPQDESELEQFISDTRPLQHYADCSIRHLHRDDLQHLEPDLSGQFQRGLLLSPEAHLDNRQLLQQLSAQISTQDVRVYENTPVSAEPFAIISESTGQKFSFDVVIDCRGAGARAALIQLRAVRGETLHLETCEVTLQRPVRLMHPRYQLYIVPKPGNRFVIGATQIESEDLSPISLQSSLELSSAVYTLAPAFAEARILEAGVNLRPAFANNMPSVCAQRGLISANGLYRHGYLLAPAVVDHVLHLLDAQRQSPFAHLLQARRQRSERRDNSFNSEPVYE
- the thiS gene encoding sulfur carrier protein ThiS, with protein sequence MSNRTIEVFLNGESCELPAGTDLANATALWQSEQQIPEKFAAAVNGEFVPRSAYADTLLGSGDLIDIVAPVGGG
- a CDS encoding thiazole synthase; this encodes MQSDKITLYGKEFNSRFLLGTALYESPQQMRDSVTASGAEIVTLGLRRQNPSAGDGERFWQHIRATGCTLLPNTAGCKSVKEAVNLAQMSRELFATDWIKLEVIGDDYNLQPDPFALLEATRELISQGFKVLPYCTDDMILCQKLVEAGCEVLMPWGAPIGTGRGLLNRYALKALRERFTCPLIVDAGLGAPSQAAEAMEMGYDAVLLNTAVAKAQNPPLMAKAFAGAIRSGREAHLAGLMQTRQTASPSTPTIGQPFWHQQPGKA
- a CDS encoding AEC family transporter, whose protein sequence is MNPFVLIALCLAIGLVLQFSRVAGESVAARLNAYVINIALPALILYELPRLTFDSTVLLPVLVCWSVMVVTVLGVLLAARLFSLSRAVTGCLLLMLPLGNTGFVGIPLIEALVGAEGIGYAILYDQFGTFLALNTFGIAIAVGFSGGHTSVWFIAKRILSFPPFISLLLAFALLWWEYPLWLEEGFKFIAWTLVPVVMVAVGISWHLKLSRDDVAVFVAALLTFCVLKPAVALGFSTLYGGSGLAHQVVVLEAGMPAMISAGVLAMRYNLAPRLAASLVGYSLPAAIVSLFFWRFAL
- the der gene encoding ribosome biogenesis GTPase Der; translation: MIPVIALVGRPNVGKSTMFNRLTRTRDAIVANYAGLTRDRKYGEAVIGERRCMLIDTGGISGEEEGIDTVMAGQSLQAIEEANIVLFMVSARDGLTAADHMIAKELRQRGKKTYLVANKIDGMDPDIALAPFYELGLGEVFATTATHGRGVKSMMEMVLEAVPPEPEETETEAPKGIKMAIVGRPNVGKSTLVNRMLGEDRVVVFDLPGTTRDSIYIQYERFGKPYTIIDTAGVRRRKNVSLAVEKFSIVKTLQAIDDANVVILVIDASEGVVEQDLHLMGTVIDAGRALVVALNKWDGLEDSHKQYVKNEIDRRLRFIDFANIHYISALHGTGVGDLYKSIEQAYQSATDKMSTSFLTQILQDAVSEHQPPMINGRRIKLRYAHAGGANPPVIVIHGNQTAKVPAHYERYLEKTYRRALNLRGTPVRIEFRSSDNPFAGRKKPKAPPRSARRAPRKGSR
- the bamB gene encoding outer membrane protein assembly factor BamB — protein: MRLVLTLSLTALLAGCSLFSKEDGTEPMELVDFEPTAEIDRVWKRGTGVGQGDGYTRLEPAVHQNLIYAVDYRGELTVIDRTTGKVQWDRDLDEVLAGGVGIGSGQILLGTDEGEVLALDINDGTELWRTQLSSEIMSTPAGDAQVVAAHTLDGRLTVLDAETGEELWFYDNPPPKLTLRGRSAPVITDSAIYAGFSNGRLMAFNPQNGLILWEQRVAMPKGRSDLEKMVDIQATPVLVDGILYVSGYQGRLMAVSRGTGRPLWSVDSSSYQELWFDNSELFVTQDNSAVVAYDANSGTETWRNEQMLRRLLTGPASVGDYVAVADDDGYIHVLNRSDGSFAARTNIDGSGVRAPLWSDGELLYVLANDGKLAAYRISPK
- a CDS encoding tetratricopeptide repeat protein, encoding MSDHLTEEEQLENLKRLWKEYGTTIIASVAVATAGYFGWNYWQSAEQQRIAQASDTYEEIVASASGPAAGEESAATTEHLAAQIKDSADDTAYAAQAAFFAAKAAVQNDNLDQAQQQLQWVIDNSKTEAFQEIARMRLARVLAAKGEYDSALQLVSAAPAVGFAAEQAEVRGDILRMSGDQASAYSAYQEALENFDGDQQRRLVLQMKADDMKPANAEEPSA
- the hisS gene encoding histidine--tRNA ligase, whose translation is MKKIQAIRGMNDLLPADTAVWQHLESVIKQTLAGFGYSEIRFPIMEQTDLFKRSIGEVTDIVEKEMYTFEDRNGESLTLRPEGTASCVRACEEHGLLYNQTQRLWYMGPMFRYERPQKGRYRQFHQVGIETYGLQGPDIDAELLLLSYNLFQTLGLEHCVELQVNSLGSDEARARYRAALVDHLSERKDQLDEDSKRRLDSNPLRILDSKNEATQALLDTGPSLEDYLDEESEQHFAQLTQLLDAAGVPYRINRRLVRGLDYYSRTAFEWVTDKLGAQSAVCAGGRYDNLVAQLGGRATPAVGFAIGLERLVLLLQSEGHVPESLSRPVDVYLAAVGDVQAEALNLAVSIRRALPGLRLSMHCGGGSFKSQLKKADKSGASIALILGENEAAAAEVGVKYLREDKPQQTCKQSALTELLGQL